A window of Mycolicibacterium fluoranthenivorans contains these coding sequences:
- the rpoZ gene encoding DNA-directed RNA polymerase subunit omega — protein sequence MSTPVENIDAANAYDTPLGITNPPIDELLDRASSKYALVIYAAKRARQINDYYNQLGDGILEYVGPLVEPGLQEKPLSIAMREIHGDLLEHTEGGE from the coding sequence GTGAGCACGCCTGTCGAGAACATCGACGCCGCCAATGCCTATGACACGCCGCTGGGCATCACCAACCCGCCCATCGATGAGCTGCTCGACCGCGCGTCGAGCAAGTACGCCCTGGTGATCTACGCAGCCAAGCGGGCCCGCCAGATCAACGACTACTACAACCAGCTCGGCGACGGCATCCTGGAGTACGTCGGCCCGCTGGTGGAGCCGGGTCTGCAGGAGAAGCCGCTGTCGATCGCCATGCGTGAGATCCACGGCGACCTGCTCGAGCACACCGAGGGCGGCGAGTAA
- the coaBC gene encoding bifunctional phosphopantothenoylcysteine decarboxylase/phosphopantothenate--cysteine ligase CoaBC, with translation MTDRKRIVVGVAGGIAAYKACTVVRQLTEAGHSVRVVPTQSALKFVGAATFEALSGNPVHTGVFENVDEVPHVRIGQEADLVVVAPATADLLARAVAGRADDLLTATLLTARCPVLFAPAMHTEMWYHPATVDNVATLRRRGNVVLEPASGRLTGADTGPGRLPEAEEITTLAGLLLERADALPYDLAGVKALVTAGGTREPLDPVRFIGNRSSGKQGYAMARVLAQRGADVTLIAGNTTGLIDPASVHVVHIGSASQLRDAVSKHAPDAGVLVMAAAVADFRPAQVATAKIKKGGAGEPSSIDLVRNDDVLAGAVAARTEGQLPNMRAIVGFAAETGDANGDVLFHARTKLKRKGCDLLVVNAVGDGKAFEVDDNTGWLLAADGTESALPHGSKTLMASRIVDAIGAFLKTE, from the coding sequence ATGACCGACCGCAAGCGCATCGTCGTCGGCGTCGCCGGCGGTATCGCCGCCTATAAGGCGTGCACGGTCGTCCGCCAGCTGACCGAGGCCGGGCATTCCGTTCGCGTCGTCCCCACCCAGTCGGCTCTCAAATTCGTCGGTGCCGCCACCTTCGAGGCATTGTCGGGCAACCCGGTGCACACCGGCGTCTTCGAGAACGTCGACGAGGTACCGCACGTCCGCATCGGCCAGGAGGCCGATCTGGTGGTGGTGGCCCCGGCCACCGCCGACCTGCTGGCCCGCGCGGTCGCCGGCCGCGCGGATGACCTGCTCACCGCGACCCTGCTGACCGCGCGCTGTCCGGTGTTGTTCGCCCCGGCCATGCACACCGAGATGTGGTATCACCCCGCCACCGTGGACAACGTGGCCACGCTGCGCAGGCGGGGCAACGTCGTGCTCGAGCCCGCCTCCGGCCGGCTCACCGGCGCCGACACCGGTCCGGGCCGGCTGCCCGAGGCCGAAGAGATCACCACCCTGGCCGGCCTGCTCCTGGAGCGCGCCGATGCCCTGCCCTATGACCTGGCGGGGGTCAAGGCACTGGTGACTGCCGGCGGCACCCGTGAGCCGCTGGACCCGGTCCGGTTCATCGGCAACCGCAGCTCCGGGAAACAGGGCTACGCGATGGCCCGGGTGCTGGCCCAGCGGGGCGCCGACGTCACCCTCATCGCCGGGAACACCACGGGTCTCATCGATCCGGCCAGTGTGCACGTGGTTCACATCGGCTCAGCCAGTCAGTTGCGTGACGCGGTGTCCAAACACGCCCCGGACGCCGGCGTCCTGGTGATGGCAGCGGCCGTCGCGGATTTCCGGCCGGCGCAGGTGGCGACCGCCAAGATCAAGAAGGGCGGCGCCGGCGAGCCCAGCTCCATCGACCTGGTGCGCAACGATGACGTCCTGGCCGGCGCGGTGGCGGCCCGCACCGAAGGTCAACTGCCGAATATGCGGGCCATCGTCGGGTTCGCGGCCGAGACCGGCGATGCCAACGGTGATGTGCTGTTCCATGCCCGCACCAAACTGAAGCGCAAGGGCTGCGATCTGCTCGTGGTCAACGCCGTCGGCGACGGTAAGGCCTTCGAGGTGGACGACAACACCGGCTGGCTGCTGGCCGCCGACGGCACCGAGTCGGCCCTGCCGCACGGGTCGAAGACTTTGATGGCCAGCCGTATCGTGGACGCGATCGGTGCGTTCCTGAAGA